In Candidatus Cloacimonadota bacterium, a single genomic region encodes these proteins:
- a CDS encoding DUF4147 domain-containing protein: MSSLHHLVYQSYIQLMHRYCQYPVLAAGLREAQFGARVRVLAIGKAAWKMAAVSVNALAGRGIRAEGLVLTKPSLSHGPIPGLDILSGGHPLPDGNSLASSALIAAWLKQLRAGDDLLILLSGGSSALFELLPEGSDLATLAAQHKRLLRSGKDIAAINRERAELSLVKGGKALEFTKARRIRIFAVSDVEGNDPWVLGSGPFTPLEPGEQAGVGWRFKLGAKHIEYRFVADNKSFRELLAADLREQGFRVLVEDAFQSCPLPKLADGIKETLRQANSPHYRLHPPFMKVWGGESPLKVSGKGLGGRCSHLALLLARYLAKQEETALFCFATDGCDNVPGNGGAWADSNTLALLQAAGIDPVAAKRNCDSFSALKGINHLLPAPLLASNVNDIQVLSVGYNLASPCPSKDREALDIFDDLA, from the coding sequence TTGAGCAGTCTTCACCATCTGGTTTACCAGAGCTACATCCAGTTGATGCACCGCTACTGCCAGTATCCGGTGCTGGCCGCAGGCCTCCGGGAGGCGCAGTTTGGGGCGCGCGTGCGGGTGCTGGCCATCGGCAAGGCGGCCTGGAAAATGGCCGCGGTGAGCGTGAACGCCCTGGCCGGGCGGGGCATCAGGGCAGAGGGCCTGGTGCTCACGAAACCCAGCCTCAGCCACGGTCCCATCCCCGGTTTGGACATCCTGTCCGGCGGCCACCCTTTGCCGGACGGGAACAGTCTGGCCTCCAGCGCGCTCATCGCCGCCTGGCTGAAGCAACTGCGGGCCGGGGACGACCTCCTCATCCTGCTCTCCGGAGGCAGTTCCGCGCTCTTTGAGCTGCTTCCCGAAGGCAGCGACCTGGCCACCCTGGCGGCACAGCACAAACGCCTGCTGAGAAGCGGAAAGGACATCGCCGCGATCAACCGCGAACGGGCCGAGCTGTCCCTGGTGAAGGGCGGCAAGGCGCTGGAATTCACCAAGGCCCGCCGGATCAGGATCTTCGCCGTTTCCGACGTGGAGGGCAACGATCCCTGGGTGCTTGGCTCCGGGCCATTCACGCCGCTGGAGCCGGGCGAGCAAGCGGGCGTGGGCTGGCGCTTCAAACTGGGGGCCAAACACATCGAGTACCGCTTTGTGGCCGACAACAAGAGCTTTCGCGAGCTGCTGGCCGCGGACCTGCGTGAGCAGGGTTTCCGGGTGCTGGTGGAAGACGCTTTTCAAAGCTGCCCCCTGCCCAAACTGGCCGACGGGATCAAGGAGACCCTGCGCCAGGCCAACAGCCCGCACTATCGGCTGCATCCGCCCTTCATGAAGGTTTGGGGCGGCGAATCACCGCTGAAGGTGAGCGGCAAAGGCCTGGGCGGCCGCTGCAGCCATCTGGCGCTGCTGCTGGCCCGCTATCTGGCCAAACAGGAGGAAACGGCCCTGTTCTGCTTCGCCACCGACGGCTGTGACAACGTTCCCGGCAATGGCGGCGCCTGGGCCGACAGCAACACCCTGGCCCTGCTCCAGGCGGCCGGGATCGACCCCGTGGCCGCCAAAAGGAACTGCGACAGCTTTTCCGCCCTCAAAGGCATCAACCACCTCCTCCCCGCCCCGCTGTTGGCCAGCAACGTGAACGACATCCAGGTCCTGAGCGTGGGCTACAACCTGGCCAGCCCCTGTCCCTCCAAGGACCGGGAAGCTTTGGACATCTTTGACGACCTGGCCTGA
- a CDS encoding S1 RNA-binding domain-containing protein — translation MSDKVRETSSKAALKEMREEYLRLLEESFQATAEFKKGDVVEAPIISIGDHHMILSLGGKFDAYAENGEFADDKGELPYAVGDTLKGYIVDSNDQGFVIGKSLTKQYVDKQSLLDAFERKIPVSGKVYAVTKGGFNVDVLGARAFCPLSQISLRGGDGNVDYIGKTMDFVVIECSENCRRVVVSHRQLLEAEESEKRAEALKNLQIGATVTGKVARMTSFGAFVDLGGIEGLMHVSEISWQHVVKPQDALKQGQEIDVKILDIKGEKLSLSMKALMENPFEQLVKEIREGDTINCRILRLHNFGAFAEIKPGVEGLIPVSEMSRNRNVSHPREVLKEGDFVEVQVLRIDPDTQKISLSLRALQADPWDQIDDVVKLETPFTGKVESATNFGVFVTIAEGITGLLPRSRVRDKDNFKPGDEVELMVTAIDRDSHRLTLDYTDRQPGEIVEQRRRPDDRRSDDRRDSREPYDPTRPRRGGRSRSDEEWRRYASQKPNPADDNPFKDL, via the coding sequence ATGTCAGACAAGGTGCGTGAAACCAGCAGCAAAGCTGCGCTGAAAGAAATGCGGGAAGAGTATCTTCGTTTGCTCGAAGAGTCTTTCCAGGCCACTGCGGAATTCAAGAAAGGCGACGTCGTTGAAGCCCCGATCATCAGTATTGGAGATCATCACATGATCCTGAGCCTGGGCGGGAAGTTCGACGCCTATGCCGAAAACGGCGAATTTGCCGATGACAAGGGCGAGCTGCCCTATGCCGTCGGCGACACCCTCAAGGGTTACATCGTTGACAGCAACGACCAGGGATTCGTCATCGGCAAAAGCCTCACCAAGCAATATGTGGACAAACAGTCACTGCTCGACGCTTTCGAGCGCAAGATCCCGGTTTCCGGCAAGGTCTACGCCGTCACCAAGGGCGGGTTCAACGTCGATGTTCTCGGCGCCCGCGCTTTTTGCCCCCTTTCCCAGATCTCGCTGCGGGGCGGTGATGGAAACGTTGACTACATCGGCAAGACCATGGATTTCGTGGTGATCGAGTGTTCCGAAAATTGCCGCCGCGTGGTGGTTTCCCACCGCCAGCTGCTGGAAGCCGAGGAATCCGAGAAGAGGGCCGAGGCCCTGAAGAATCTCCAGATCGGCGCGACGGTCACCGGCAAGGTGGCTCGCATGACCAGCTTCGGCGCCTTTGTCGATCTGGGCGGCATCGAAGGCCTGATGCACGTTTCGGAGATCTCGTGGCAACACGTCGTGAAGCCTCAGGACGCCCTGAAACAGGGCCAGGAAATCGACGTGAAGATCCTGGACATCAAGGGCGAAAAGCTCTCCCTTTCGATGAAAGCCCTGATGGAAAATCCCTTTGAACAGCTCGTCAAGGAGATCAGGGAGGGCGACACCATCAACTGCCGCATCCTCCGCCTCCACAACTTTGGCGCCTTTGCCGAGATCAAGCCCGGCGTGGAAGGCCTCATTCCGGTTTCCGAAATGAGCCGCAACCGCAACGTCTCCCATCCCCGTGAAGTGCTCAAGGAAGGCGATTTCGTGGAGGTCCAGGTGCTGCGCATCGATCCCGACACCCAGAAGATATCCCTTTCCCTGCGCGCCCTGCAGGCCGATCCCTGGGACCAGATCGACGACGTGGTGAAGCTGGAAACACCCTTCACCGGCAAGGTTGAAAGCGCCACCAATTTCGGCGTCTTCGTTACCATCGCCGAAGGCATCACCGGCCTCCTGCCCCGCTCCCGAGTGCGCGACAAGGACAATTTCAAGCCCGGCGACGAGGTTGAGCTGATGGTCACCGCCATCGACCGCGACAGCCACCGCCTCACCCTGGACTACACCGACCGCCAGCCGGGCGAGATCGTGGAACAGCGCCGCCGCCCTGATGACCGCCGTTCCGACGACCGGCGCGATTCCCGCGAACCCTACGATCCCACCCGTCCCCGCCGGGGCGGACGCTCCCGTTCCGATGAGGAATGGCGCCGCTATGCCAGCCAGAAGCCCAATCCCGCGGACGACAATCCCTTCAAAGACCTTTAA